The genomic region CTTTCCGTCTAGCCGCGGGTACACCGCATCTTCACGGCGATTTCAATTTCACTGAGTCTCGGGTGGAGACAGCGTGGCCATCATTACGCCATTCGTGCAGGTCGGAACTTACCCGACAAGGAATTTCGCTACCTTAGGACCGTTATAGTTACGGCCGCCGTTTACCGGGGCTTCAATCAAGAGCTTCGCCTTACGGCTAACACCATCATTTAACCTTCCGGCACCGGGCAGGCGTCACACCCTATACGTCCTCTTACGAGTTAGCAGAGTGCTGTGTTTTTACTAAACAGTTGCAGCCACCTGGTATCTTCGACCGGTTCGGGCTGAGAGAGCAAGTCTCGTCACCCTACGCCGGCGTGCCTTCTCCCGAAGTTACGGCACCATTTTGCCTAGTTCCTTCACCCGAGTTCTCTCAAGCGCCTTGGGATTCTCACCCTGACCACCTGTGTCGGTTTGGGGTACGGTCGCACATGATCTGAAGCTTAGAGGCTTTTCCTGGAAGCGTGGCATTGATGACTTCGACACCGTGGTGTCTTCGTCTCGTGTCTCGGCCTTAAAGGGTCCCGGATTTACCTAAGACCCCAGCCTACTCACTTTCACCAGGACAACCAACGCCTGGCTCACCTAGCCTTCTCCGTCCCCCCATCGCAATCATGTCCGGTACGGGAATATTGACCCGTTTCCCATCGACTACGCCTTTCGGCCTCGCCTTAGGGGCCGACTCACTCTGCTCCGATTAGCGTCGAACAGAAACCCTTGGTCTTCCGGCGAGGGAGTTTTTCACTCCCTTTATCGTTACTCATGTCAGCATTCGCACTCGTGATACCTCCAGCGAACTTCTCAATTCACCTTCATCGGCTTACACGACGCTCCTCTACCGCGCATTCCTAAGAATGCACCCGTAGCTTCGGTACCTGGTTTAGCCCCGTTACATCTTCCGCGCAGGCCGACTCGACTAGTGAGCTATTACGCTTTCTTTAAAGGATGGCTGCTTCTAAGCCAACCTCCTAGCTGTCTGAGCCTTCCCACATCGTTTCCCACTTAACCAGGATTTGGGGACCTTAGCTGACGGTCTGGGTTGTTTCCCTTTTCACGACGGACGTTAGCACCCGCCGTGTGTCTCCCACGCTCGCACTCACCGGTATTCGGAGTTTGCCTCGGGTTGGTAAGTCGGGATGACCCCCTAGCCGAAACAGTGCTCTACCCCCGGCGGTGATACGTGAGGCGCTACCTAAATAGCTTTCGAGGAGAACCAGCTATCTCCGAGCTTGATTAGCCTTTCACTCCGATCCACAAGTCATCCAAATCTTTTTCAACAGATCCTGGTTCGGGCCTCCAATTGATGTTACTCAATCTTCACCCTGCTCATGGATAGATCGCTCGGTTTCGGGTCTATATCCAGCGACTGTGTCGCCCAGTTAAGACTCGGTTTCCCTACGGCTCCCCTAAACGGTTAACCTCGCCACTGAATATAAGTCGCTGACCCATTATACAAAAGGTACGCAGTCACAGAACAAGTCTGCTCCTACTGCTTGTACGCACACGGTTTCAGGATCTATTTCACTCCCCTCTCCGGGGTTCTTTTCGCCTTTCCCTCACGGTACTGGTTCACTATCGGTCAGCCAGGAGTATTTAGCCTTGGAGGATGGTCCCCCCGTCTTCAGTCAAGGTTTCTCGTGCCCCGACCTACTCGATTTCACATGATCAGATTTTCGACTACGGGGCTATCACCCGCTACGGCCACGCTTCCCAGCGTGTTCGCCTAATCAGTCTCATGCTTAAGGGCTGGTCCCCGTTCGCTCGCCGCTACTAGGGGAATCTCGGTTGATTTCTTTTCCTCAGGGTACTTAGATGTTTCAGTTCCCCTGGTTCGCCTCTTACGCCTATGTATTCAGCGCAAGATACTCAGCTTATGCTGAGTGGGTTTCCCCATTCAGAGATGCCCGGGTCACAGGTTGTTTGCCACCTCGCCGAGCCTTATCGCAGGCTACCACGTCTTTCATCGCCTCTGGCTGCCTAGGCATCCACCGTGTGCGCTTCATTGCTTGACCCTATAACCCGAAGGAGTCTGGATGTCGCAATGATAACGATTGCCGGATACGCTTGAGACGTATCACAAAACAATTACGTATAAACACTTCTAAGAAGTGTTTATGTCAGCATGATATACATTGTTAAAGAGCGACTGCTATGCGCAGTGATAAGCGTTCTTTCACGTTAAAAAAAGAGAGAAGACCTTTCTTTTTCTTTTAATGTGAAAAAAGCATTCGCTTATCACTGCGTATCAACAGCATTCTGATCAGGCAATTCATTGTGAGCGCTTACCGCGAGGATGATGCATCGCTTAAGGAGGTGATCCAGCCGCAGGTTCCCCTACGGCTACCTTGTTACGACTTCACCCCAGTCATGAACCACACCGTGGTGATCGCCCTCTTGCGTTAGGCTAACCACTTCTGGTGCAGTCCACTCCCATGGTGTGACGGGCGGTGTGTACAAGGCCCGGGAACGTATTCACCGTGACATTCTGATTCACGATTACTAGCGATTCCGACTTCACGGAGTCGAGTTGCAGACTCCGATCCGGACTGAGACCGGCTTTTCGGGATTAGCTCACTCTCGCGAGTTGGCAACCCTTTGTACCGGCCATTGTAGCACGTGTGTAGCCCTACTCGTAAGGGCCATGATGACTTGACGTCGTCCCCACCTTCCTCCGGTTTGTCACCGGCAGTCTCCTTAGAGTTCCCGGCATTACCCGCTGGCAAATAAGGACAAGGGTTGCGCTCGTTACGGGACTTAACCCAACATTTCACAACACGAGCTGACGACAGCCATGCAGCACCTGTCTCTGCGTTCCCGAAGGCACCAAGTGATCTCTCACAAGTTCGCAGGATGTCAAGAGTAGGTAAGGTTCTTCGCGTTGCATCGAATTAAACCACATGCTCCACCGCTTGTGCGGGCCCCCGTCAATTCATTTGAGTTTTAACCTTGCGGCCGTACTCCCCAGGCGGTCGACTTATCGCGTTAACTTCGCCACAAAGTGCGCTAGGCACCCAACGGCTGGTCGACATCGTTTACGGCGTGGACTACCAGGGTATCTAATCCTGTTTGCTACCCACGCTTTCGCACCTCAGTGTCAGTGTCAGTCCAGAAGGCCGCCTTCGCCACTGGTATTCCTCCCGATCTCTACGCATTTCACCGCTACACCGGGAATTCTACCTTCCTCTCCTGCACTCTAGCTTGACAGTTCCGGATGCCGTTCCCAGGTTGAGCCCGGGGCTTTCACAACCGGCTTATCAAGCCACCTACGCGCGCTTTACGCCCAGTAATTCCGATTAACGCTTGCACCCTCCGTATTACCGCGGCTGCTGGCACGGAGTTAGCCGGTGCTTCTTCTGCGAGTGATGTCTTTCCTAGGGGGTATTAACCCCTAGGCGTTCTTCCTCGCTGAAAGTGCTTTACAACCCGAGGGCCTTCTTCACACACGCGGCATGGCTGGATCAGGGTTGCCCCCATTGTCCAATATTCCCCACTGCTGCCTCCCGTAGGAGTTCGGGCCGTGTCTCAGTCCCGATGTGGCTGATCATCCTCTCAGACCAGCTACGGATCGTTGCCTTGGTGAGCCATTACCTCACCAACTAGCTAATCCGACATAGGCTCATCCAATAGCGGGAGCCGGAGCCCCCTTTCTCCCGTAGGACGTATGCGGTATTAGCCTGGGTTTCCCCAGGTTATCCCCCACTACCGGGCAGATTCCTATGCATTACTCACCCGTCCGCCGCTCGTCAGCATCTAGCAAGAGCAAGCTAGACCTGTTACCGCTCGACTTGCATGTGTTAGGCCTGCCGCCAGCGTTCAATCTGAGCCATGATCAAACTCTTCAGTTTAAAATCATTGTGATGCTTACCTGTCACTCGAAAGCAACAGAAGCGCATCAAACTTGGCTCAAGGTTCAAACGAATTCGAAAGATTCGAAAATCTTTCTTGTGCGCTTGCCTTGATATTTGGTGATTTATCACCCTCATCGGCAAGCGCCCACATGAATTACCTGATCAAATTGTTAAAGAGCTGTTTCGCTGTGTTGGCTCGATGACTTGAACCGTGTTGCCTCAGCGAGGAAGGCGTATTCTACGCATTTCCTGGTGATTGTCAACCGCTGTTTTCAGTGACTGAATTCAGCGAACGAGGCGAGCCAAACAACTGCTCTAACCTACTGACAAACCGAAGGTTTTCACCTTCATGCACCGCTGGTAACGCTTGGCGTCCCCGGCAGCGGATGCGTACTTTACGGATTCGCGGCCGGGTTGGCAAGAGCTAATGATCAAATAGTCGAAAAAAGTCTCTGCCGCCTCATTTGCCCTCTTATATAAGGCAATGGAAACCGCTTCGGCAGGTTCCGTTTGGCGGTTACACTGAGCACTCTATTATAGCTGCCACCTTTCAACCACGCCCACTTATGATGAGGTCCATGATGAGCCAGCACCTATTAACTGTCGATTCATTAAGCCGCGAGAGCGTTGATCACCTATTACGCGTTGCGGCACGCATGGAGCCGATTGCTAGCCGTCGCCAAGTAACGCGGGTGTTGGAAGGAGCAGTGTTGGGCAACCTGTTTTTTGAAGCGAGCACCCGCACACGAGTGAGCTTTAATGCTGCCTTTTGCCGCTTAGGGGGCAGCGTGTGCGACACCACGGGCTTCACCTTCTCTTCCATGGCGAAGGGAGAGTCGCTCTACGATACTAGCCGAGTGATGAGCGGTTACTGCGATGCGATTGTCATGCGCCATCCTGATCAAGGCTCAGTGGCAGAGTTTGCAGCGGCGACCAACGTGCCGGTGATTAACGGTGGGGATGGCCCGGGTGAACACCCAAGCCAAGCGTTGCTAGACCTTTATACGATTGATAAAGAGTTTCAGCGGTTAGGTAAATCGCTCAGTGGCGCGCATATCTTACTGACCGGCGATTTAAAGTATGGCCGTACAGTGCATTCGCTGATTAAGCTGCTGTCCCTTTACGATCCGCTGCGCATTACCCTGGTTTCTCCGCCTGGGCTTGAGATGCCTTCAACACTGATTGACTTAGTGACCTCACGCGGGCACCGCATTGAACAGCGCGACTCATTGGCCAGCGATTTCTCAGACCTAGACGTGGTTTACACCACGCGGATTCAGAAAGAGCGCTTTACCGACGAGATGAACGAGAGCTTCCAGGGGCTTTCCGATGACTTTATGGTCAACCGCGATTTCCTTAACCAGCGCTGCGGCCAGAATACGATTGTGATGCACCCACTGCCTCGGGATAGCCGCCCTGGGGCCAATGACTTAAACGTCGATTTAAACGGCGACCCACGCCTAGCGATTTTCCGCCAGACGGATAACGGCATCCCTATGCGGATGGCGATTTTCGCAACGTTGCTGAAAGTTGACGATTTGATTGAGAAGGATCTGCGCTCGGTACGTTGGTTCGTTCCCACCCAAACCGGTACGCTGGACCGATAATTTTCTATACCGCGTTAATAAGCGCTACGCCCACCGGGAAGCCCTTCCTGGTGGGCGAACCAGCCTTCTAAAATAAGCACGGCGGCGATGCCGTCAACGCTCTCTTCCCGGTAGTTGCCACGGTGGCCTGAGGCATGAGCGATCTGCTTTGCTTCGCGGGTAGAGCCTCGCTCGTCAACCATTTCACAGGGCT from Halomonas sp. 7T harbors:
- a CDS encoding aspartate carbamoyltransferase, producing MSQHLLTVDSLSRESVDHLLRVAARMEPIASRRQVTRVLEGAVLGNLFFEASTRTRVSFNAAFCRLGGSVCDTTGFTFSSMAKGESLYDTSRVMSGYCDAIVMRHPDQGSVAEFAAATNVPVINGGDGPGEHPSQALLDLYTIDKEFQRLGKSLSGAHILLTGDLKYGRTVHSLIKLLSLYDPLRITLVSPPGLEMPSTLIDLVTSRGHRIEQRDSLASDFSDLDVVYTTRIQKERFTDEMNESFQGLSDDFMVNRDFLNQRCGQNTIVMHPLPRDSRPGANDLNVDLNGDPRLAIFRQTDNGIPMRMAIFATLLKVDDLIEKDLRSVRWFVPTQTGTLDR